One Vespa crabro chromosome 9, iyVesCrab1.2, whole genome shotgun sequence genomic region harbors:
- the LOC124427148 gene encoding transcription initiation factor TFIID subunit 1, with the protein MGDSEEENDKDFALGNMTGFLFGNIDDNGQLEDDILDPEAKQHLASLGRLGLSSFIKEMMPNENSNDENNMKLDNSKEETTLSTSEKDVDCLVKSPSALDFSDINELADDITEDSGPSSILDPKIEKENADYDADDEEIINKSDTQLMPPPPIPEEKETLTAEEVEAARQRKLETPLASMLPSKYANIDVTELFPDFRANKVLRFSRLFGPGKPSSLPQIWRGVRKRRKKKRHHDVRDSDSGSDQDDRKPKFKGWIMQYGPDPNLDSYRSDDETKLLLPVEDKEQIGKTGEAGENGDMGPKVADWRFGPAQLWYDMLQVPETGDGFNYGFKIIDKSDQQDNKVSNDQFSDDAFLMVSQLHWEDDVVWNGDDIKHKVTQKLNSKNNAAGWVPSSVNRTAQAFSQPGKGGTVPVAPNVRLATSQITTPLHMQSQKAKVNMNKGNQQQQQREENYDDTWYSIFPVENEELVYGLWEEEVIWDPENMKKIPKPKILTLDPNDENIVLGIPDDIDPALLHKDNGPQPKVKIPHPHVKKSKLLLGKAGVINVLEEDTPPPPPKSPDRDPFNISNDTYYMPRSSETTLRLKVGGGNLIQHSTPVVELRAPFVQTHMGPMRLRNFHRPPLRRFSHGPLALPDPHSVLPLIKHIKKKAKQREQERIASGGGDVFFMRTPEDLTGRDGEIVLIEFSEEHPPLMNQVGMCSKVKNYYKRKAGKDQGPQKYKYGETAYAHTSPFLGILTPGQSIQAVENNMYRAPIYEHKIPETDFLIIRTRQQYYIREMDALFVAGQECPLYEVPGPNSKRANNFVRDFLQVFIYRLFWKSRDTPRRIKMDDIKRAFPSHSESSIRKRLKLCADFKRTGMDSNWWVIKPDFRLPTEEEIRAMVSPEQCCAYFSMIAAEQRLKDAGYGEKFLFTPQDDDDEEMQLKMDDEVKVAPWNTTRAYIQAMKGKCLLQLAGPADPTGCGEGFSYVRVPNKPTISKEEQEAQPKRTVTGTDADLRRLSLNNAKALLRKFGVPEEEIKKLSRWEVIDVVRTLSTEKAKAGEEGMTKFSRGNRFSIAEHQERYKEECQRIFDLQNRVLSSNEVLSTDEGESSEEDSSDIEEMGKNIENMLSNKKTSTQLSLEREEQQRHALRKMMIDEVQEQDKKPKEKKRDDEEDNNPVNNFGTQQGRLLKIYRTFRNHEGKEFTRVELVRKPAVIDTYLKIRNSKDETFIKQFATLDEAQKEEMKREKRRIQEQLRRIKRNQERERMQGGSIGTSNTINPMFDRSGTNTPTTTSSTSILPFCNYQSTSPASKHPKPEISPSKRKKPKLKPDLKLKCGACGNVGHMRTNKACPLYQNNVTTAPVNVAMTEEQEEEIEKQLNTDDQDLVNVDGTKVKLSSKLIKHAEEMKRRTLLLKVPKEAVNSKKRRRATGDDHCDYLKRQQRPANRRRTDPVVVMSTMLESILNEMRDLPDVQPFLFPVNPKAVPDYHKIIQRPMDLQTIRENLRLKKYQSREEFLADVNQIVENSTLYNGPKSSLTVAAKRMLETCVDRLGEKEDRLMRLEKAINPLLDDNDQVALTFILDSVVNNKLKSMTEAWPFLKPVNKKLVKDYYNVIKRPMDLETISKKVSAHKYHNRHEFVRDIEQILENCTIYNGKESPYTHKAELLVKVCKETLDEYDEHLTQLENNILLVQKRAMEQADIDSSWLGPDEENYTIVEPEFRGSQTSSPENPFGKSSMDDFDFVDVEGDMESDAGRNVHSKKKDVLEEDLQFSSEDEFDEVPFGTDEQSEHNEMETLELNEVREGGVVLADDDSQQAAEAMVQLGNVGFYMGEQQLLQQDESMDVDPNYDPSDFLLAGLPAREDKANTENNIAQCKQENQQQPLQQEEDVGGDLWF; encoded by the exons ATGGGTGATTCagaggaagaaaatgataaagactTTGCATTAGGGAATATGACAGGTTTTTTATTTGGtaatatcgatgacaacgGTCAATTAGAAGATGATATTCTTGATCCTGAAGCAAAGCAACATTTAGCCTCTCTTGGTCGTCTCGGTTTGAGTTCatttatcaaagaaatgatgccaaatgaaaatagtaatgatGAAAACAATATGAAACTAGATAATTCTAAGGAGGAAACAACATTATCTACGTCAGAGAAAGATGTTGATTGTCTTGTAAAGTCACCGTCTGCTCTTGACTTTTCTGATATAAATGAATTGGCTGATGATATAACTGAAGATAGCGGACCAAGCAGTATACTAGATCcaaaaattgaaaaggaaaatgcaGATTATGATGCAGATGATGAAGAGATCATAAATAAATCTGATACTCAATTAATGCCACCACCACCTATaccagaagaaaaagaaacactcACAGCagaagaagtagaagcagCAAGACAGCGTAAACTTGAGACACCTCTGGCTTCTATGTTACCTTCTAAATATGCTAACATTGATGTAACAGAATTATTTCCTGATTTTCGTGCGAATAAAGTTCTTAGATTTTCAAGGCTATTTGGCCCTGGAAAACCAAGTAGCCTTCCACAAATTTGGAGAGGTGTCAGAAAGAGACGCAAAAAAAAACGGCATCATGATGTTAGAGATTCTGATTCTGGATCAGATCAAGACGATAGAAAACCTAAATTTAAAGGTTGGATAATGCAATATGGACCAGATCCAAATCTAGATTCATATCGTTCTGATGATGAAACCAAGTTATTATTACCAGTGGAAGATAAGGAACAAATTGGTAAAACCGGAGAAGCTGGTGAAAATGGTGATATGGGACCAAAAGTGGCAGATTGGCGATTTGGTCCTGCACAGCTATGGTATGACATGTTACAAGTTCCTGAAACTGGAGATGGCTTTAATTATggttttaaaattatagataAGTCAGACCAGCAAGATAATAAAGTAAGTAATGATCAATTTTCTGATGATGCTTTTTTAATGGTATCACAGTTACATTGGGAAGATGATGTCGTTTGGAATGGTGATGATATAAAGCACAAAGTAACACAAAAGCtaaatagcaaaaataatgCAGCTGGATGGGTTCCATCTAGTGTAAATAGAACAGCCCAAGCATTTAGTCAACCAGGAAAAGGTGGAACGGTACCGGTAGCACCCAATGTACGTTTAGCAACTTCACAAATTACCACACCATTACATATGCAGTCTCAAAAAGCTAAAGTAAATATGAATAAAGGAAatcagcagcaacaacaaagagaagaaaattatgatgACACTTGGTACTCTATTTTCCCAGttgaaaatgaagaattaGTATATGGGCTTTGGGAAGAAGAAGTTATTTGGGATccagaaaatatgaaaaaaattcctaAACCCAAGATACTTACATTAGACCCAAATGACGAAAATATAGTTCTTGGTATCCCCGATGACATTGATCCTGCACTTCTTCATAAAGATAATGGACCCCAACCAAAAGTAAAGATACCACATCCACATGTTAAAAagagtaaattattattaggtAAAGCTGGAGTAATAAATGTTCTCGAAGAAGAtacacctccaccaccaccgaAATCACCTGACAGGGATCcatttaatatatcaaatgatACATATTATATGCCACGATCATCAGAAACAACATTACGCTTAAAAGTTGGAGGTGGTAACTTAATACAACACAGTACACCAGTAGTAGAATTGCGTGCACCTTTTGTTCAAACACATATGGGACCAATGCGTCTTCGAAATTTCCATAGGCCGCCATTGCGAAGATTCAGCCATGGCCCACTTGCACTTCCTGATCCACATAGTGTTCTACCCCTGAtcaaacatattaaaaaaaaggcaaaacaaagagagcaagaaagaATTGCATCTGGTGGTGGTGATGTTTTCTTTATGAGAACACCTGAAGATTTAACAGGAAGGGATGGTGAAATAGTCCTTATTGAATTTTCTGAAGAACATCCACCATTAATGAATCAAGTGGGAATGTgttcaaaagtaaaaaattattacaaaagaaaagcaGGAAAAGATCAAGGTCCACAAAAATACAAGTATGGAGAAACAGCTTATGCTCATACCAGTCCATTTCTTGGAATTCTTACGCCTGGTCAAAGCATACAAGctgttgaaaataatatgtacAGGGCACCAATTTATGAACACAAAATTCCTGAAACTGATTTCCTAATTATTAGAACCAGgcaacaatattatataagagaaaTGGATGCACTATTTGTTGCAGGCCAAGAATGTCCTTTATATGAGGTACCAGGACCGAACTCAAAAAGagcaaataattttgtaagaGATTTCTTACAAGTctttatttatagattattttgGAAATCTAGAGATACACCGAGACGAATTAAAATGGATGATATTAAAAGAGCTTTTCCTTCTCATAGTGAGAGTAGTATTAGAAAACGATTAAAACTTTGTGCTGATTTTAAAAGAACag GAATGGATTCCAATTGGTGGGTAATAAAGCCGGACTTCAGATTACCTACAGAAGAAGAAATCAGAGCTATGGTATCTCCGGAACAATGCTGTGCTTACTTTAGTATGATTGCAGCAGAACAAAGATTGAAAGATGCAGGATATGGTGAAAAATTCCTTTTTACTCCtcaagatgatgatgatgaagaaatgCAATTGAAAATGGATGACGAAGTCAAAGTAGCCCCATGGAATACAACGCGTGCATATATCCAAGCTATGAAAGGAAAATGTTTATTGCAGTTAGCTGGTCCAGCTGATCCAACAGGATGTGGTGAAGGTTTCTCATATGTTAGAGTACCAAATAAGCCAACTATCAGTAAA GAAGAACAAGAAGCACAACCGAAAAGAACAGTAACAGGAACAGACGCAGATTTAAGAAGACTTTCATTAAATAATGCAAAGGCACTTCTTAGAAAGTTTGGTGTTCcagaggaagaaataaaaaagcttTCACGTTGGGAAGTTATAGATGTGGTTAGAACATTATCAACTGAAAAAGCAAAGGCTGGAGAAGAAGGTATGACAAAGTTTTCAAGAGGTAATAGATTTTCTATAGCGGAGCATCAGGAAAGATATAAGGAAGAGTGTCAAAGAATCTTTGATTTACAAAATCGTGTCTTGTCGTCCAATGAGGTTTTAAGTACAGACGAAGGTGAAAGTTCAGAAGAAGACAGTTCTGATATAGAGGAAATGGGTAAGAACATTGAGAATAtgttatctaataaaaaaacgagTACTCAGTTATCCCTGGAACGGGAAGAGCAGCAAAGACACGCGTTACGAAAGATGATGATAGATGAAGTCCAGGAACAAGACAAAAaacctaaagaaaaaaagagagacgacgAGGAAGACAATAATCCTGTTAATAATTTTGGCACCCAACAAGGAAGATTACTTAAAATTTATCGTACTTTTAGAAATcacgaaggaaaagaattcACTAGAGTTGAGTTAGTTAGAAAGCCAGCTGTAATAGACACTTatttaaagataagaaattctaaagatgaaacatttattaaacaatttgCTACATTGGATGAAgcacaaaaagaagaaatgaaaagagagaaaagaagaatccaGGAACAATtgagaagaataaaacgtaATCAAGAACGAGAACGTATGCAAGGCGGTTCCATTGGTACAAGCAACACTATCAATCCTATGTTTGATCGTAGTGGCACTAATACTCCTACCACTACATCCTCTACTAGTATCCTTCCATTTTGTAATTACCAATCAACTTCCCCAGCTTCTAAACATCCTAAGCCTGAAATTTCTCCTTCTAAACGTAAAAAACCTAAACTGAAACcagatttaaaattaaaatgcgGCGCTTGTGGTAATGTAGGTCATATGCGAACTAATAAAGCTTGTCCATTGTATCAAAATAATGTAACTACTGCACCAGTTAATGTTGCTATGActgaagaacaagaagaagaaatagagaagcaACTTAATACTGATGATCAAGATCTCGTTAATGTCGATGGAACAAAAGTTAAATTATCATCTAAATTAATTAAG cacgcggaagaaatgaaaagacgTACTTTACTTCTAAAAGTTCCAAAGGAAGCAGTgaattcaaagaaaagaagaagagctACTGGAGACGATCACTGTGATTATCTTAAGAGACAACAAAGACCAGCCAATCGTCGTAGAACCGATCCTGTTGTTGTTATGTCAACTATGCTAGAAAGCATTCTAAATGAAATGCGAGATTTACCAGATGTTCAACCATTCCTTTTCCCAGTTAATCCGaag GCTGTTCCTGATTATCATAAAATCATACAAAGACCTATGGATTTACAAACAATACGTGAAAACTTAAGATTAAAGAAATACCAAAGCAGGGAAGAATTTTTGGCTGATGTCAATCAAATAGTTGAAAATTCTACACTTTATAATGGACCAAAATCCTCATTAACAGTAGCAGCCAAACGTATGTTAGAAACATGCGTAGATAGACTTGGTGAAAAAGAAGATCGTTTAATGAGACTCGAAAAAGCAATTAATCCTCTTCTTGATGACAATGATCAAGTTGCTCTTACATTTATTTTGGATAGTGTTgtcaataataaattgaaatcgaTGACAGAAGCCTGGCCATTCCTAAAAcctgttaataaaaaattagtgaaggattattataatgtaattaaacGTCCAATGGATTTGGAGACAATTTCAAAAAAAGTTTCAG ctCACAAGTATCATAATCGCCATGAATTCGTTAGAGATATTGAACAAATTTTGGAAAATTGTACAATTTATAATGGAAAAGAATCTCCATATACGCATAAAGCTGAATTACTTGTTAAAGTCTGTAAAGAGACCTTAGACGAG TATGACGAGCATCTAACTCAATTAGAAAACAATATATTGTTGGTACAAAAAAGAGCAATGGAGCAAGCAGATATAGATTCTTCATGGCTTGGTCCagatgaagaaaattatacTATCGTAGAGCCTGAATTCAGAGGG AGTCAAACTAGTTCACCAGAAAATCCTTTTGGAAAGTCAAGCATGGATGATTTTGATTTTGTCGATGTGGAAGGTGATATGGAAAGTGATGCTGGAAGAAATGtacattcaaagaaaaaagatgtacTTGAAGAAG atCTGCAATTTTCAAGTGAAGATGAATTTGATGAAGTTCCATTTGGAACAGATGAACAATCTGAGCATAATGAAATGGAAACACTTGAATTGAATGAAGTTAGAGAAGGAGGAGTAGTTTTGGCTGATGATGACAGTCAACAAGCTGCAGAAGCAATGGTACAACTAGGGAATGTTGGATTTTATATGGGAGAACAACAATTACTCCAACAAG ATGAGAGTATGGATGTCGATCCAAATTACGATCCATCAGATTTTCTATTGGCTGGATTACCAGCACGAGAAGATAAAGCTAATactgaaaataatattgcacAATGTAAACAAGAAAATCAACAGCAACCTTTACAACAAGAAGAAGACGTTGGCGGAGATCTTtggttttaa
- the LOC124426415 gene encoding solute carrier family 25 member 40-like, whose product MNKVANISTPINLDDPRFRIRPYQQIIASCTGALITSIFVTPLDVVKTRLQAQQKAMISNKCFLYCNGLMDHLCPCLNGKGPNEKFTGTMDAFIKISKREGISSLWSGLSPTLVLAVPATIIYFVSYEQLRIYLKDKYNRNWRKNTKNVEQPFWIPMLAGGTARIWAAVLVSPLELIRTKMQSQKLSHAEIREALKILIKYSGFSGLWMGLGSTLLRDVPFSAIYWFHYETIKQIFCESQQTFTFNLAAGATAGSIAALLTIPFDVVKTHRQIEMGEKEIYSDKPDRSSNTWTIIRRIYNQNGIKGLFTGLIPRLVKVAPACAIMIATFEHGKRFFQKYNASKVLEFEHDIYLLQNKRNSTK is encoded by the exons atgaataaagtgGCAAATATATCAACTCCAATTAATTTGGATGATCCAAGATTTCGTATTAGACCATACCAACAAATTATAGCTTCTTGCACAGGTGCACTTATAACTTCAATATTTG ttACACCTTTGGATGTAGTTAAAACACGTCTACAAGCCCAACAGAAAGCTATGATTTCTAACAAATGCTTCTTATATTGCAATGGATTAATGGACCATTTATGTCCATGTCTCAATGGAAAAGGaccaaatgaaaaatttactgGCACTATG GAcgcttttataaaaataagtaagaGGGAAGGAATTAGTTCGCTATGGAGCGGCTTGAGTCCAACTCTTGTATTAGCAGTACCTGCAaccataatatattttgtttcatatGAACAGTTAAGGATATACTTAAAA gataaatataatagaaattggagaaaaaatacaaaaaatgtaGAACAGCCATTTTGGATTCCTATGTTAGCTGGAGGTACAGCACGTATTTGGGCAGCAGTTTTAGTTAGTCCATTAGAATTAATTAGAACTAAAATGCAATCTCAAAAATTAAGCCATGCAG AAATAAGAGAAGCATTAAAGATACTTATTAAATACAGTGGTTTCTCTGGCCTATGGATGGGATTAGGATCGACACTTCTTCGAGACGTACCTTTTAGTGCCATTTATTGGTTTCATTATGAaactataaaacaaatattctgTGAGTCACAACAAACTTTTACTTTCAATCTTGCAGCAGGAGCAACAGCAGGATCT atagcTGCATTATTGACTATACCATTTGATGTAGTAAAAACACATAGGCAAATAGAAATGGgtgaaaaggaaatatattcaG ATAAACCTGATCGTAGTAGTAATACATGGACTATAATACGAAgaatttataatcaaaatgGTATAAAAGGTTTGTTTACTGGTTTAATTCCACGTTTAGTAAAAGTTGCACCAGCTTGTGCTATAATGATAGCAACTTTTGAGCATGGAAAACGATTTTTCCAAAAATACAATGCTAGCAAAGTACTTGAATTTGAgcatgatatatatttattacagaaTAAACGTAATAGTACCAAATGA
- the LOC124427150 gene encoding uncharacterized protein LOC124427150 has translation MIQIIQTVNQNQLKDYEPDIIMTYIIKILFHYEETYKIDVCEWKRRRKIRLAQNSYHHLLEVYIPGKTKQIVHAVINTINEDKLWKFETFSLEIINNLMDHGIDGSVVVHTILNLIESTDKNIYDIRIIIKILYEILDSYDWPETNDTITVIERLLNFFYKTIINTNTNTNTNTKDTLLFSKKLRKGFEICIRNIIKHLSNDQLLIIVHHMCSWTMQKNMSDNIILGFGSILEYTAYMHQTTLYEKTLTPIIFPLLMQMIASNSKIISLLGNRVIQYLIDRKKNRINFNTPKIFFDNVDFDLKLSNYYKEDKIFLKIHREILHDSLLKSILNHRTSRMNLETSYCTICIIAIEVPCGFTTAALVCLTMNLQNLILKENNPHSIASYHIHAIVISIMSLLCWIHKAKVFYKYVNKIMMERADWAPHLNPPIQSEYNFAVHHIFWYKPELYFIDWETRYCLWKCFRLQNY, from the coding sequence ATGATACAAATAATTCAAACTGTCAatcaaaatcaattaaaagatTATGAACCAGACATAATAAtgacatatataattaaaatactttttcattacgaagaaacatataaaattgatgtgtGTGAATGGAAACGTCGACGAAAAATACGACTTGCACAAAATAGTTACCATCATTTATTGGAAGTATATATTCctggaaaaacaaaacagatTGTACATGCTGTCATTAATACAATTAACGAAGATAAATTATGGAAATTTGAGACCTTttctttagaaataataaataacttaaTGGATCATGGCATTGATGGTTCAGTAGTGGTTCATacaatattgaatttaatagaatcaacagataaaaatatatatgacatcagaattattatcaaaattctatatgaaatattagatTCTTATGACTGGCCTGAAACTAATGATACAATAACTGTGATAGAAAgacttttaaatttcttttataaaactataataaatacaaatacaaatacaaatacaaatacaaaggatacattacttttttctaaaaaactTCGAAAAGGTTTTGAAATATGTATCagaaacataattaaacatttatcCAATGATCAACTTCTTATCATTGTACATCATATGTGCTCATGGACTATGCAAAAAAATATgagtgataatattatattgggATTCGGTAGTATTTTAGAATATACAGCTTATATGCATCAAACAACTCTGTATGAAAAAACTCTAACACCAATAATATTTCCCTTATTGATGCAAATGATAGCATCCAATAGTAAAATAATCAGTTTATTAGGTAATAGAGTTATACAATATTTgatagatcgaaaaaaaaatagaataaattttaatactcccaaaattttttttgacaaTGTAGACTTCGATTTAAAATTAagcaattattataaagaagacaaaatatttcttaaaattcaTCGTGAAATTTTACATGATAGCCTACTTAAGAGTATTTTGAATCATCGTACATCCCGTATGAATTTAGAAACTAGTTATTGCACAATATGTATCATAGCAATCGAAGTTCCTTGCGGTTTCACAACTGCAGCATTAGTTTGTTTAACTATGAACTTACAAAacttaattttaaaagaaaataatcctcATAGTATAGCATCATATCATATACATGCTATTGTCATATCAATTATGTCTCTTTTATGTTGGATTCATAAGGCTAaagttttttataaatatgtcaataaaattatgatgGAGAGAGCGGACTGGGCTCCACACTTAAATCCACCAATTCAGTCTGAATATAATTTTGCAGTACATCATATTTTTTGGTACAAAccagaattatattttattgattggGAAACGCGATATTGCTTATGGAAATGTTTTCGTCttcaaaattattga
- the LOC124427152 gene encoding AN1-type zinc finger protein 6, whose protein sequence is MERESNPMQALCRSGCGFYGSPATDGLCSLCYKENLKKKQQPPVSAATSQTVSGNAGTLQSGFGSPAVTGTTAQPTIPTIPQSTTDLPNPKEVSREDQDSEVGVSVTVAEGSVSSGDTDECFDGKETDKESKKKKNRCAVCRKKVGLTGFECRCGGLFCSVHRYSDKHDCKFDYREMGAQEIRRNNPVVVGEKVQKI, encoded by the exons ATGGAACGTGAATCTAATCCAATGCAAGCTTTGTGCCGCAGCGGTTGTGGATTTTATGGCTCGCCAGCCACTGATGGACTTTGTTCTCTTTGctacaaagaaaatttaaaaaagaaacaacaaccACCAGTATCAGCTGCAACTTCACAGACCGTTTCTGGTAACGCTGGCACGTTGCAAAGCGGTTTTGGCAGTCCTGCAGTTACAGGGACTACAGCCCAACCTACCATTCCTACTATACCTCAATCAACGACAGATCTACCCAATCCTAAAGAA gTTAGCAGGGAAGATCAGGACAGTGAAGTAGGAGTAAGCGTTACAGTAGCTGAAGGTTCAGTGAGTAGTGGTGATACAGATGAGTGCTTCGATGGCAAAGAGACTGATAAAGAatctaagaagaagaaaaatcgttgTGCTGTTTGTCGCAAAAAAGTTGGATTAACTg GATTTGAGTGTCGTTGCGGAGGACTATTCTGCTCCGTGCATCGATACAGTGATAAGCACGACTGCAAATTTGATTATAGAGAAATGGGCGCTCAAGAGATACGGCGCAATAATCCAGTTGTTGTTGGTGAAAAAGTGCAAAAAATTTGA
- the LOC124427151 gene encoding beta-ureidopropionase, which produces MYESTIDEILKVHLPDDVLPEINRLLYGRNIKKLDLADWKNDYNLERQGWILNSIVEEQLRPKRIVRVGLIQHSIVLPTTDPIENQRNAIHNKIKEYIDYAATCKVNIICLQEAWPMPFVFCTRERYPWCEFAEDAENGPTNLLLSKLAKEHNMIIISPILERDSANGDTLWNTSVIINIDGKIIGKHRKNHIPRVGDFNESTYYMEGNTGHPVFDTCYGRIAVNICYGRHHPLNWLMFGLNGAEIVFNPSATVGNLSEPLWPIEARCAAIANNYFTCAINRVGTEIFPNKFTSGDGKPSHNDFGHFYGSSYITAPDGTRTPGLSRSNDGLLIADLDLNLCRQAKDMWGFRMTQRLDMYANELAKFVQQN; this is translated from the exons atGTACGAATCAACTatcgatgaaattttaaaagtGCATTTACCAGACGATGTTTTGCCAGAAATTAATCGTCTTTTGTATGGCCGCAACATAAA aaaattagatTTAGCAGATTGGAAAAATGACTATAATTTGGAAAGACAAGGTTGGATATTAAATAGTATTGTTGAAGAACAATTACGTCCTAAACGCATTGTGCGTGTAGGATTAATCCAACATTCAATCGTTTTACCAACAACAGATCCAatagaaaatcaaagaaatgcaatacataataaaataaaagaatatattgatTATGCAGCTACTTGCAAAGTTAATATAATTTGTCTACAAGAAGCTTGgc CTATGCCATTTGTATTTTGTACAAGAGAAAGATATCCATGGTGTGAATTCGCTGAAGATGCTGAAAATGGGccaacaaatttattattatcaaaattagcAAAAGAacataatatgattattatttctccaATTTTGGAAAGAGATAGTGCTAATGGAGATACTTTGTGGAATacatctgttattattaatatagatggCAAAATTATTGGTAAACATCGAAAAAATCATATACCACGTGTTGGAGATTTCAATGAATCTACGTATTATATGGAAGGAAATACAGGACATCCTGTTTTTGATACTTGTTATGGACGCATTGCTGTTAATATATGTTATGGACGTCATCATCCTTTAAACTGGCTTATGTTTGGATTAAATGGAGCAGag ATTGTCTTCAATCCATCAGCCACTGTTGGTAATTTATCTGAACCTTTATGGCCTATAGAAGCAAGATGTGCTGCAATtgctaataattattttacgtgTGCCATCAATAGAGTTGGGACTGAAATATTTCCCAATAAATTTACGTCGGGTGATGGAAAGCCATCTCATAATGATTTTGGGCACTTTTATGGTTCCTCTTATATTACTGCACCTGATGGCACACGGACCCCAGGTTTAAGTAGATCTAATGATGGATTACTTATTGCAGATTTGGATCTTAATCTTTGCAGACAAGCAAAAGATATGTGGGGATTTAga atgACTCAACGACTGGACATGTATGCTAATGAACTTGCTAAATTCGTTCAACAAAATTGA
- the LOC124426417 gene encoding ras-related protein Rab-11A — translation MGTRDDEYDYLFKVVLIGDSGVGKSNLLSRFTRNEFNLESKSTIGVEFATRSIQVDGKTIKAQIWDTAGQERYRAITSAYYRGAVGALLVYDIAKHLTYENVERWLRELRDHADQNIVIMLVGNKSDLRHLRAVPTDEAKAFAEKNGLSFIETSALDSTNVETAFQNILTEIYRIVSQKQIRDPPEGDTIRPQNVEPIDVKPTMNSDGMRKQCCQ, via the exons ATGGGCACTCGAGATGACgaatatgattatttatttaaag ttGTCCTTATTGGTGATTCTGGAGTAGGAAAAAGTAACCTACTATCTCGTTTCACACGCAATGAGTTtaatttggaatcaaagtctACTATAGGTGTTGAATTTGCAACACGCAGTATACAAGTAGATGGTAAAACTATTAAAGCTCAAATTTGGGATACAGCTGGACAAGAACGTTATCGAGCCATTACCTCTGC ATACTATCGGGGTGCAGTTGGAGCATTGTTGGTATATGATATTGCAAAACATTTGACATATGAAAATGTTGAAAGATGGTTACGAGAATTACGGGACCATGCAGATCAAAATATTGTGATCATGTTAGTGGGAAACAAATCAGACTTAAGGCATTTACGTGCAGTTCCAACTGATGAGGCTAAAGCATTTGCAGAAAAAAATGGTCTTTCATTTATTGAAACCTCTGCTTTAGATTCTACTAATGTTGAAACAGCGTTCCAAAATATATTAACAg AAATATACAGAATCGTATCACAAAAACAGATACGAGATCCACCAGAGGGAGATACAATTCGACCCCAAAATGTAGAACCTATTGATGTCAAGCCGACAATGAATTCTGATGGAATGCGTAAACAGTGCTGTCAGTGA